Below is a genomic region from Salvelinus fontinalis isolate EN_2023a chromosome 2, ASM2944872v1, whole genome shotgun sequence.
CTCACTCCTCAGGTTTGACCTGAGGCCATTTAACTTGGTTGGGAACTGCAAACATCAAGGAGTTATACAGTCTAGATGAAATACTCCCTATGATCCAGACATGAATATTCATATACAGAGTTTGTCAGTCCACCTGTAATGGTCTGGgatagttgaatgcattcagtgggtaagtgactaggtatcccctttccctctctttacTTCACACCTGGAAAATGTTTCTACAgaaacattagcttgctggcaAAGATGATGAATACCGGTTAACTGTTTTCACAATTTAGATTAAATGAAATGACCAAGTAAACAATGACAGAAATAAACTGGAGACAAGGTTTACTTGAGCCCAAAAATACAAAAACTTCAAATACAGCTTGCCAAGTACCTCAACTCCTCCACGAAGTTGAGCACAGACTGGAGTTTTTAAAGGAACCTCCGACTTCAATACttcaaaaaaatacatttgtaaaCCCTTACATGTATCTATGTTTGTCCTCTGTTGCGTGCCTTTATTTGTTTGCTTTAAGCCCTACTTTTTAATAAAATGATCAAATACAATCGCTGACtgtttccacgttgattcaattgGCACAAGCGCGGAGTTGCCATCATACAGCAACAGTCGGTGGTTGTATTTTATTAGCGTTTTATTAAAAATGTATGATTTCAGCAAACAAATGGCCTGCAACAGAGGACAAACACAAGTACACGGTAAGTGTTTAATAATTTACATTTTTAAGTATCGACGTATAGTTACTATAATTTTTGGGCAACATCATATCCGTATTTTACTCCAAGTATCGACTTGTAAAAAACAAAATAAGAATTGGTAGCGGAGTTTAGATACTTGGCTAGAATATAGACATGTTTCAGCATCTGAACGTACACAGCTATGGCAGAGCAGTGATTTAATTCATAAAGTTAACACACCCACTTAATTTAGTCCCATTGAAGGGGACTAAACCAGCTAATTTGCACAAATAAAAATTGTGAGAATAAGCATGTATTTGCTTGCGTAATGTTGGATTGTCATTGAACTTGTTAGTTTGGTAGTTACCTAGCCTTTAGCTAACTTTTCACTTAGTTAActtacgttagctagcaagttaaaTAATATAGCTAGCAAATGTGTTATTGTGTGCTATTGACATTCACACCAAATAGATAGTTACTTAGCTATAATGGTACATCGTGTATTTATAGTTAGTAAACGTTCATAAACTTACCCGTCCCCAACCACGACACACTTTATGGCCTGCATTGTTCCGGACCGTATTACCAGACTGGTCCAGATGCGTCGCTAAGTCCGTTTACTAGCTTGGGTGCTAGCTTAGTTACCCACTCTTTTGTCTGAACTTGTTCAAACTTGAAATGTCTGGAATGATTTGGTCAAAGTAAGACTGATTGACAATGTTAATGTCTGTCTTTTCGAAAGTGTCcgaaaagatatatattttttgaagcgATCTTGCTACATTCCCATACTTTCTCAACTGGAAATTATGGAGCAAACAGCTGCTACCACCCATTGAGGAAAAAACAGAGCTGCGTTTTACATCGCAAAACCGTGCGGAACTATCCGTTCACCGGGTCACTTCCGGTTGCTTTAGACGCCCACGCACGGATTTAAATCACTGATGTGCAGTAGTTTAATCCTAAAACAAAATACAGTACATTGTGATAAAACGAAAGAAGCATCAAATTAAGAAAATGGATATGAACTTGTACCTTTCACATAACATACATCCAATTATTTAGAAGTAAGTTAGCCGTTTGAAAACGTGCACCAAAATACACATTTGAGAAGTGTGAACAACTTTTTCAGTTTTCAGGTAGTGTGGAGTTATCAGAAGATAATATGCTGACATCGTGATGTTAATATACGGTATGCAAAGGTATCTGGTATACTTAGTAACCAGAACAGTATAAGAGAGACTAGTTTATCCAAATGATTATATCCTCAAAACAATAACAGAGTATTTACGGACACCATAGACAGTTACACCATGATGACGTTGCCGGATATCATGGTATTGCAACTTCCGGAGTCACACTGTTAATGTTCCGTTTGACCAAAACTGGAAAAGAAGGGTGGATTTATCGTTTGGGGTGGGGTACCTCGTCAAAAGACGAAAATATGAATGTTAAAAACTCCAGACAACGATGGCAGTATGCACTGTTGTATCTTCTTAACTTGTAAATAAGATTCCGGTGGATAATCGCCGTTGCAGACATTGTCTTATGGCGGGTCTGTCTTATTTAGTGTTCCGTTTTTCGGGGTCCGCTGGTCGGACTTATGGGGTGTTTTCTAAAGGATTGACGAGGACTTTGTTGATATTTTTTGATCTCGCTTGGCGACTGCGAATCAGATTCCCATACCTCTATCTCATCGCTTCGATGATGTTCAATGTGCGATTACAGGTAAACATATTCCTGGCTAACCTTGCACCTTAACGGTGCATACAGTTAGCTAGAGCGAATATATTATCTTATCTTCACAGATTGACTGAGCTATTTTAGCAGCTAGCtcgcttgctagctaacgtttgtTAACGCGACAGCTAAATAAAGGTAATTTGCTAGTTTGCTAGCTAGTCTAAGAAGCCACTGCATAAGGTTTGGCAATGCAAATCAAATTTGATGTACAGTATCACGACCATAAAGGAGGCAGATTTAGAAAGCCACTGCCCACTTTGACACGTCATGCTTTGTTGAGTGTCATTTCTTGTTTTCATACATTCACCATATGTCAGATTTCCAATTTTTAACTAACTGTCTTTGTCTTTTCCTATTTGCAGGTCCATATTGAGATTCACTGAGTGAGTTACAACTGCCACAATTGAGGACCCAACACCCCTGACTCTGCTCATTTGTGGGCATCCTCAGTCAGAATTTCCAAAGAGACCCTGCAGACCTCACACAATCAACAATGTGGAAGAGGGCACTAGTATCAGGGGCCAGTATGACAATGCGCAATGTTACGCGACCGTTGTCTCAGCCACCCCTTGTCATAGGAACCCAGTGCCTTTGCTTGGGAAGGACACCATGATGATGTCATTAACAATGGCCGCTGGGGTGTGCTGAGATTTGTGAGGTTATACTGGGATATATCTCTCACAGCCACTCGCCACCAGAGATTCTTGAGCTACCCATCTGGTCAGAGGAGACATAGGAAAGGATGACCAGTGGAATTCGACACTGCCTTTTTGTCGCAGACCACAAGGAGGACTGAGAAACAAAAATTACAATGACAACAATGTAATGAATGTTTTTGGAACCTTTCTTATTTCTTCTTCCTCTTAGAGTTCTGCTTGATGTGTTCATCAGTGCACATCTGTAGTTGTCTCCGATGGAAAAACTGGAAACTTGTCATATAGTTCCCCTCATAATGAAACACAGTATCCACTAGCTTGCATCTCCACCGCATGACATAAACCAGTGCATGTTTTCTATTCTCAGTGGTTTCTCAGCGGTTTTGAAAAAGTTTGTTGGCCAATGGAAAGATGGTGCAGTGAGTTGGGAAGAGGGGAAATTTCTGTGTAGCTCAGCAGAGCTACTGTTACAACCTTTCAGTGTAGCTCAGCAGAGCTACTGTTACAACCTTTCAGTGTAGCTCAGCAGGGCTACTGTTACAAACTTCCAGTGTAGGTCAGCAGGGCTACTGTTACAACCTTTCAGTGTAGCTCAGCAGAGCTACTGTTACAACCTTTCAGTGTAGCTCAGCAGAGCTACTGTTACAACCTTTCAGTGTAGCTCAGCAGAGCTACTGTTACAACCTTTCAGTGTAGCTCAGCAGGGCTACTGTTACAACCTTTCAGTGTAGCTCAGCAGGGCTACTGTTACAACCTTTCAGTGTGGGTATGGTCACCTTTCAGTGTGGGTACGGTCACCCTTCAGTGTGGGTACGGTCACCCTTCAGTGTGGGTACGGTCACCTTTCAGTGTGGGTACGGTCACCTTTCAGTGTGGGTACGGTCACCTTTCAGTTATAGAAATGGCAAGGTGCTTGTTGTGTAATGTGCATCTATCCTTAGTGTCACTTCTTCTCACTGATTTGGAATGGAATGTTGCAGTGTAGGTGTCAGGCAAAGAGGAAGGATCCGGGAAAGGAATGactgcatgacacacacacacacacttgtgtcaCCCACTTCTCTGTATCGGTCAATGGAGCTAACGAGGTGGCATTTTAGATCTGAAATTAATGGTTTATGATTTTGTCTTTGGTATGCACTGCTCCTTATTTCTCAGTAAAGAGTTTATGGGTTTTGTCAATTCTTGAGTCACTGTATTAAAAGGGTAAGGAATTTAATATGGTTGTACCTCCTTGGAAACAATAAATTATTAAACAATCAACTATTTCTGTAATTTTATATTCTATGAAATTACTTTTAGGTTATAATCTTCATCATCTTGGATTCATACACAAAACACTAACCTCTGCCCTCTACCCTTCTACACCCTCATGGTAATGTTTACTTAAGTGGGTAAGATCTATAGTAAGGATTTTTGTGTTAAATCTGTTATTTAACCCGTATATCTCATCCAATCTATTATTAGAGTGTCCAGAGGGCATAGCAGAGATACCATTTCAAAGGAGAACAGTGGAACTATTGCGGTCATTCATTCATCCTCCCAAGATGGATTACATAGCACACAGATCATTTGCAATGTGCATCAATTCATTTAATTAAATGTGGATTTCAGACAATTTAATTACAGTCAATTCAACATATCTTCTTATGGATGAAGCAGGACATTGTCTGCAATCAAGATGATCCATTGGTAAAGCTGCTGCTGATCTGTTAAAGATTGTCTTAGAAACATATTGTAagggagtgaacgttatttataataagggttacatggagaaaatcagacctctgaaatgaaaatggttCGCCCTTCCTTCAGCAAAACATTTgacctaaaccctccctgaacgcttgaaaaaaaacaagtgaccctctaTACCCAAAATGATAATTTAAACAAAGTGAATAGCAGAGAACATGCCTACCGTTTACCCTCACTTCTTGGACAGGCCAGAAccttagatatgcagttttagaaactgttcttcatcctgtaagCATTATATGGCAACTCAGGAATGTTGATAGCAAGAGTAGGGGTGGAAAGATCTCCTTTATTGTAAAAGCATTGCATGAACCTTTCATCTTATTTGCAGGACCAATAAAAAATGGCCTTTTATAAAAAATGTACATATTAGCAGAATTGTTTTAATACCGCGCAAATTCGCGAAATGACAggctaagaatggacagagagataggcCTCTGTGTTCATCTTAACATATTTCTCTAATGCCAAATCAGTGTCCTGTTTGCAACTAAACTGTCCCTATTTGCAAATAATAAAATCTGAGACgtcattaggaatctgagcatagtactttcaaaagttaggtttacctttccaccccagacagagtgacCTGCTACCGACGCAGAAAAATGTAAGCTGCTGGCTAGGGTTTCCTTAAAATCTGTCTGGGTTCAAACATCTTttattgtacagaaagtgaatagcttaatcaattgatagtgacagaattaAAGTTAAAAAAATGTGTCTCCTTGGCTATATAAGGTTGTAGCTCAGCATCTGACTGTCAAAGAAATGAAACAATAATATCCCTATATGCATGGGAGTCTTTCCTTggtattttacagcttgtttctagcataaagcattgCGGACCAAATCACTGTTATAGATCACTTTATATAATCGGATCcattttattttcttcaaaatctTAAGCAAACAAGAGGTAGGTCTGTGCTTTTTGCCATTTTCTTTCATTAAAAGTAGGCCTATGGTACCCTCTCATATCCCTTCATGTCGAGTCTCGGTTTTAACTTAATAGCTTATGGATATAGCAGCCTATagcctaattttgtctgtcaagcAGGAAgcctacctcttatttcttaaataggtagaaataggctccaacacaaagccctatTGTTGTTAGTAAAATTAAGTCTAATTAAAATGAATACTCAAatttgcctactttcagcaccatgagctgtccatTTTAGATTGCTTGTGCCGCAGCTGCagcttcaagtttcagcaccacaatgtaagTTACTCGAATCTGtcttattgtgaggtcaataactctgataaatagCCCTACACCATGGGCAAGAAACATAtggttttaaatcaaatcaattatAGTAGTAGCAAGCTGTCAAAGTTGACCTCCGGTCCTCCTCATCTTCACGCTCTCCTTCTCGAACTGAGCAGAAAATAAACAATAGGCTAGTCCTCACACAAGATAGTGAGTTTTTTGGACTAGGCCTAATCAAAAATTATTTTCGGGAAGAAGCCTTTGACGCTCCTCCTGACCTGCCACCATAGGCCTaaacagcacagccattggtaaGGCAGCACACAAAAAAGTGTttgatcagcaagagcagagcagACCAGGGCTCAGTGTTGGAATTTCCATTGCAGTGTGTAAAGCTGCCTAGTcttatttacaccatcccagcagctatcttagaaatataactttgcccTGAGCTTCTCCAAGCATGCACTtcgtagcctataggctatggatcatttgattgagaccacactaaatagcctataggcaCAATTGATATTTCACACCCAGTGGAGAATCAGAGATGAAGGGCGGCACCGGACACACATCAATATATGACCCTCTCCTGAAATAGATTTTAAAAACTTaaccctccccttgactgaaattgGAAAAGCATGACCCTCCTCCGTTTTCCTCCAGGTACCCATTACGTAAATGTGGATCCTTCCCTAATGAAACAATAATACTGTATTAAATATGCATAACAGAATATGGTTTGAATAGTCATAATGGCGGTTGTCCTATAGCTCACCAAGAGCTAAGAATTTGTGAGAATTGTTGGGTAGTACATCCTTTATAGGAGAATTGTTTGGTAGTGTATCCTTTTATCTTGACTTTGCTACAAGCTACAACTAGAGCTGATGCTCTATGTTTGTCCACACGGTGGCAGCAGCTCCTCACTGCTAGTTTACCACCTTCCCAACTCTTGCTGAAAGCACATCACTCATGCCCCCTAGACCTAGTATAAATGGAAAATATAGAAGTGAGACAAAATAAGTAATTTGCTTTTTGGTCAATAGTAATGTCTATCACTGGTGACTTAGTCCTACCATCATTTTAACAGCGAACAGCTCTCTGATTCTCTTCTTTTCTTATCTCAGATACAATCTCCCCAAAACCCTTTAACTAGATGTACTTGTAATGTAAAAGTGTCAATGTGTAGTGAAACAAACATTATGCTGTAAGCCCACCAACAGCCCTACATTGCACTCGCTGATTAAACTCAACTCCACGATTTACGAGTGATGACTAATGTTGGTGGACTGGACCTCCAACATCACATCAAGTGATTTTGTTTGTAAAAAACCCCCGACTGATTTCAGCACCCAAAGAATAGCCCGCAAATACACACGACATTGTTATGTGCTGAAATCAGTCGTCTTTATAAAAATGTTGGCACTCCAGTCCGCCCACACAGTCCGCCAACTCCATCGTAAATCGTGGAGTTGAGTTTAGTCGGCTAACTTGGCACTTTCCTTTGCTATGTATGGCTTGCACTCTGGATTTGTAGATCTGCAAAATGCTGATACCTCTCACAGTGCAAACTGTACCCGGACGAAAACTTCCGACAGAGTATTTCAATGGCAGACACATGTAAAAACCATAAGGTTGCTAAGGCAACTGCTTTATAATTCTCTATGTGGCAACCCcgaaccctccacctcctctttggAAAAGAACATGGATTATTCATTTCTCTGGGATTTGCCACATGAAAATATTTTAATAATAGGGTCAACATAAAGGACTGACagaaacagaatgagagagagagtgagtggatcaagctgatcctaactgttaaaggccaatttctattttgccctgtttatcaatcaactgactggctttcttgatgtctatagtattctctctggtatgcaatctggtttcccctCAGGTTAtgaatgtgtcactgcaaccttaaaggtcctaaatgatgtcaccatttccctttattctaagcaatgttgtgctgctatttttattgacttggcctaagcttttgatacagtaggccattccattcttgtgggccggatAAGGAGTATTGGtttctctgaggggtctttggcctggtttgttaactacctctctcaaagagtgcagtgcatTAAGttagaacatctgctgtctcagccgctgcctgtcaccaagggagtaccccaaagcTCGATCCTAggtcccacgctcttctcaatttacatcagcaacatagctcaggcagtaggaagctctctcattcatttatatgcagataatacagtcttatactcagctggccacTCCCCggagtgtccaacaagctttctctgcccttaaacttggtctgaacacctccaaaacaaaggtcatgtggtttggtaagaagaatgcctctCTCCCCACTGGTGTggttactacctctgagggtttagagcttgaggtagtcacctcatacaagtacttggcagtatggctagacagtacactgtccttctctcagcacatatcaaagctgcaggctaaggttaaatctagacttggtttcctttaTCGTAATCGCtgctctttcaccccagctgccaaactaaccctgattcagatgaccatcctacccatgatAGATTGCAGAGATGTAATTTATACATTggggtaagggtgctctcgagcagctagatgttctttaccattcggtcaACAGATTTGCCACcgatgctccttataggacacatcactgcactctatactcctctgtaaactggtcatctctgtatacccgtcgcaagattcactggttgatgcttatttataaaaccctcttaggactcactcccccctatttgagatacctactgcagccttcatcctccacatacaacacccattctgccagtaatATTCTGTTAAAGGTACCCAAAGtaaacacatccctgggtcgctcctctttttagTTTGCTaaagctagtgactggaacgagctgcaacaaacactcaactgGATAGttttatctcttcattcaaagactcagtcatggacactcttactgacagttgtggctgtttctcgtgatgtattgttgtctctaccttcttgcctttgggctgttgtctgtgcccaataatgtttgttccatgttttgtgctgttaccatgttgtgtttctaccatgttgttgtcatgttgtattgctaccatgctatgttgtcatgtgttgctgccatgctgttgttgtcttaggtctctctttatgtagtgttgtggtgtctctcttgtcgtgatgtgtgttttatcctatatttgtatttttaatccccctgtccccgcaggagactTTTGCCCTTTAGTAGGCTgttattgtaaaaaataattagttcttaactgacttgcctagttaaataaaggttaaattaaataaaaaataagtagATTTATCTTTCCCCTCAAATCCAGTCAACCACCATTTGTATACAGGCTACACTCAAAAACATGGAGGATGCAACTTGAAGATAGTCTATTTAGCCAAtggcttttatttttatttatttgatttaactaagcaagtcctATAGCAACCAGGCAAGTCCTATGTGTTCTATACTAACAAGGATGTGAGCTTTAGGCTACttctctgtgtttggcctgatgatgatgtgtgtgtgtgtgcctgagtgATTATTCTGCTACAGAGCGGTTTGAGTGTGTTTGTTCATACATGGTCAAACAGGTGCATAGTCTGTGTGCATTGGGGCATGTGCGTCCGTGCATGCGTATCTGAGTGTGTCCATAGGCTGCTTTCCATGTGTTTAATTCAGGGTGATAATGAACTTTGTTTGGATGTGATAATGATGTATTTTGTACTGTGAACTTGCTGTAGGTGTAGACTGTAGGTGTAGACTGTAGGTGTAGACTGTAGGTGTAGACTGTAGGTGTAGACAGTAGGTGTAGACTGTAGGTGTAGACTGTAGGTGGAGACTGTAGGTGTAGACCGTAGGTGTAGACCGTAGATGTAGACAGTAGGTGTAGACTGTAGGTGTAGACAGTAGGTGTAGACTGTAggtgtagacagtagacagtaggcgtAGACAGTAGGTGTAGACTGTAGGTGTAGACCGTAGGTGTAGACCGTAGATGTAGACTGTAGGTGTAGA
It encodes:
- the LOC129824741 gene encoding small integral membrane protein 10-like protein 2A; amino-acid sequence: MAGLSYLVFRFSGSAGRTYGVFSKGLTRTLLIFFDLAWRLRIRFPYLYLIASMMFNVRLQVHIEIH